The window GTAGCTGATCCAGATATTCAATTGGTGTGTGACGATACCAACATTTTCAAATGGACCGCTCTTATCAAGGGACCGTCTGAGACGCCTTATGAAGGCGGAGTTTTTCAGCTTGCATTTGCTGTTCCTGAACCGTATCCTCTACAACCTCCTCAAGTTCGATTCTTGACCAAGATATTTCATCCAAATGTGCACTTCAAGGTTCAGTGAAAACGATGCGGTTTTTGTAATCTCTTTGCTACaaacgttttcttttcttttcttcttttttcttacattCTTTGGATTTGTAGACAGGGGAAATATGCCTCGACATACTCAAGAATGCGTGGAGTCCCGCTTGGACGCTTCAGTCCGTTTGTAGAGCCATCATAGCATTGATGGCTCATCCTGAACCGGACAGTCCTCTTAACTGCGACTCAGGTGANNNNNNNNNNNNNNNNNNNNNNNNNNNNNNNNNNNNNNNNNNNNNNNNNNNNNNNNNNNNNNNNNNNNNNNNNNNNNNNNNNNNNNNNNNNNNNNNNNNNNNNNNNNNNNNNNNNNNNNNNNNNNNNNNNNNNNNNNNNNNNNNNNNNNNNNNNNNNNNNNNNNNNNNNNNNNNNNNNNNNNNNNNNNNNNNNNNNNNNNNNNNNNNNNNNNNNNNNNNNNNNNNNNNNNNNNNNNNNNNNNNNNNNNNNNNNNNNNNNNNNNNNNNNNNNNNNNNNNNNNNNNNNNNNNNNNNNNNNNNNNNNNNNNNNNNNNNNNNNNNNNNNNNNNNNNNNNNNNNNNNNNNNNNNNNNNNNNNNNNNNNNNNNNNNNNNNNNNNNNNNNNNNNNNNNNNNNNNNNNNNNNNNNNNNNNNNNNNNNNNNNNNNNNNNNNNNNNNNNNNNNNNNNNNNNNNNNNNNNNNNNNNNNNNNNNNNNNNNNNNNNNNNNNNNNNNNNNNNNNNNNNNNNNNNNNNNNNNNNNNNNNNNNNNNNNNNNNNNNNNNNNNNNNNNNNNNNNNNNNNNaaaaaaaaaaaaaaaaaaaaaagagaatatgcAACTGCCTTTTAGTGTAACTAGAAATAATATGACACTTCTGTTTTCGTTGTTTGTTGCTATTGAAGGTAATCTTCTTAGATCTGGGGATGTGAGAGGGTTCAATTCAATGGCAAGCATGTACACACGCCTCGCCGCTATGCCTAAAAAAGGATGATGATACTCTCTTTTCGATTTCGTTAATGATAAAATGATTTGCGACAAGTGAAGAATACATTATTTCAGTTTACAAgcagatgtttcttcttcttattattagtTTACAGTTTTACCAATATTACAATTGGACATGTCATGTCCACCGGTTTATGTAAGGAATTTGTCAAACCAGTCTGATGACTCTTTGATCATAAAACTCGTCACTTCGTGTCCAACTCCATCTTCTGCTTTGAACTGCTCTCAAGAAACATCAAAAAGTCTATTTTAATTTCTCTATCTGATACTGGTTGCaattacaactatatataagaTTAGATCAATGATGATATACGTACCTTAAAATTTCCAGAAGAACCAGTTTCCTTATACGCCTTCTCAGCTCTCTTTAAAGGAACTTCTAGTCCGCCAAGAGGGCACCGAGGATCCTTGGCACCTGCATATGAAAATCcggaaaaaaaacttgtaagtGTGTCAGAGCATATACTTGTAAGTGAATCAGATGGATAATGAGCACATATTGATTGTGCTGACCGTTAAGGATGTAAAGAGGTCGTGGAGCAATCACTGGTAATGAGTAAGGTGAATCAAACTTGGAAGCTAGTCCAGGAGCTATTCTGTTCCACACCTGTTTCAAGTCATCAAATACTTTACCAACTGTATATTTGAGTCGCTATCCGGATTCCTAGTCATTTTCAAGCTTTTTTACCTTGTCGACTACTTCTTTGTCGATTACAATCTTTCCCAGATCAATCCTTGCTTCTGAAAccatagaaagaaagaaaaaaagtgcaAAGGAATTATAATTCTCATACTTAAGTATATATTGaatctttgttcaaaaaaaaaaaaaagtatatattgaATCTTTTAGTGAGTTTTTCAAAATCTGACCTTCAAATAAAGGTTTTAAACTGTTGACTCTTGCTTCCCACTCATCATTGTCGATTGCCCATCTAAATCCCTGCCCAACATACAAAAGTTTTTGAATTAGGAAACCATATATCCTCTTTTACAAGCAAAAGAATAGGTCTCATAGTTGCTATGCTGTTTAAGAAAAGAGTAGTAGTGATGATTTTTGCACCTGGACACCGATTAAAGGGACAGCCACGGAATAGCGGGTGTCAGCTGCAGCAGCAAACCAAGTATGCATCCCTGTATATTGGTTTCACAATGAACAAAAAGTTAGTGTATATGAACTTACTACTATTACTACAACAAATCATGCAACTCATCAGTTTGTTATATGACTGACCTCCTAGGGAAATGCCGGTGATTCCTATCCTTTTTGGGTCTATATCATCCCTCTTAGTAAGATATTCAGCTAGTTTGATCAAATCCCAAACCTgagaaaagaccaaaaaataaaaatcaaatagatGCGCAGTAAGATCGATGTCTTATACTCTAAAAGTGAAACCACAAAATGAAAGCTAAAAAGAGGCAATGGGTTTTTTACAGTATCAAAGATAAAAGGCATTGTGTTTCCATTTTTCCAAGATGATATAAGAGCCTGCATTGTAATATACACCCATATCAGAactcaaaagagaagaaaaatcaaaaaggtCATATATAATGAATTTGTAACAAACATCATTATATGCAGTTTTGCAGTTGTAAGCGCGTTCCCCATGGTAGCGAGAGTCTAAACCAATGGCGACATATCCCCTCGAAGCATATGCCTAAGTAGAAataaaacagatatatatatatatatatatatatatatatatatatataatcaaaacatTCCTCTGTTgattaattaagaagaaatcaaaaagtaaaaaaaaaaaaaaatgatgttacTTCGAGCCATGGCCTTAACCattctttgtttgtgtttgtgccGTGCATAAACACAATCGCTGGCCTTCTTTGTTCACTGCTCTTCTTCAGGCTTAATATAAGCAAAGGCAATCTCCCTTGCTCTGCATCCTTTATATTCCCCATTACAAATAgaatacaactttttttgtaagacttaacacaaaatatattatacataagaatatatatatatataccaaatataTTAGTTACCTCAGTGTGGAGATGaagattttcttctttaagCATTTCTTTCAAGTCACCAATGTCTTCTTTTGGACAAGACTCTATTGCCTGTGTTTTGTAatgaccaaacaaacaaaaatcaaattagaagaagagtaaaacttttgtaggaaaaaaaaaaaaagaaaaggattgaaCATCATCTCACTTCTGTAGATGGAACATCGGATTGAAAGAGAGGGTTCTCGACAGGATTCGAATAATCCACCATTAGTGGAACTGGAGAGATTAAAGATTTAAAAGgaagattattaaaatatgtgatTATGAAAtcgggaaaaaaattaaaagaaagattAGTAAATAAATCACCTTCGGGAGATCGTCGACTCAGGAGAACACGAAGGAACTCCGATCTAAACACTTGGGCTTGAGAATCCATAACTCCGTCTGGCGTCTCCGGTGATCGGTGGTGGGAGAAAAAGATTCGTTGTTCTGTTTTCGTTACTCAAAATTAATGTCAACGGCATGCAAATTTGCACAATTTTAGCTACCTGCTTGCTACTTCTTAATGAACGTGTTTTGGTTAactttataaatactttttttttttcgtctctttgttattgatttgatttataaaaataaaaataaaaacactttgATTTTGTCGTCACATTTTCGGATTTTTGCATTTTGGGTTTTTATTCGAttgctataaaaaaattattcgaaATGTTTTTCTAGcatccacaaaaaaaagaaaaaaaaaacataacacatactcaatttaatatatataatctatatacgaaattttttaaaaatcctcaGTCTTTGAATACTCAAGTGAGAATACCTTCCACCAACTGGTATGGGAGAGGAACCTTTGTTTCCTAGGATTATATGGGCGATCTGGACAGCAAGAGACAAAAACATCTTTAACAATCGACAGCTACAACTTTGTGATGAAGCCATCATCAGTGCCTGCTTGtaaattgaaataagaaaaaacaagaaccacaGAGTCAAACACCAATGAGGCAATGAACATAGTGGCTTTTCTATAGTGCGGCTTGGAGATAAAAGACGTAGATAAGATTAGATCAGATCGCTCTAACTCTAAGCAAAGTCTTCTCTGCTAAATTAGGTATCAGAAATTTATTAGCATTAATGGGAAGTTCACTATTTGCAcccacaaaacacacacacacgcatACAGAAAAAAGGGTGATAAATGAAGTCTCTTTCAGCCTTATACATGACGAAAATTGAATAGTTTCATCATTGTACACATTATTGTGTTTAACCTTTTCATATACAaagccaaccaaaaaaaaacttttctttaagATGGAGCTTAAGTAGTAGAGACCTAAATATTAATTGCTTAAACCCTGAAATTGAGAAAGATCGGTCAACAAATATGATAATAACCGTTGCGTTTTGCCGTTATGTCTCACCAAATCCAACTTTACAATTCTCAATCCTTAATTTTGTCATCACAAAGCTCAAACGCTATATTTCATATATCTCCAAACGCTAAAGATTTATCCGGAACCAAAAATTCTCTTCGAAGTGTAGAGAACGCTGACGTCTAAGAGATCCGAAGTAACAAGAGACGGACTGAGAAAATTACATTGACTCTTGAACGATTTCCTCGGTTACATCGATAACATCCTCAAACTCAACTTCTTTGGCTTcatactcatcttcttccacatcACTAACTTCACCATCCCGAAGATTTTGCCTCGCGAGTTTCTCCTCTTCATGAAGAGACTTCCACTGCATCACCCATTTTTCCCATTCTTCCTTTAATGCcttcctcttctctctgtcTTGTTCGCTCAACAGCAACGACACGTCCTGATCCTCTGCCTCGTACTTCTTGCTGTACTTTTTCAGGTTCTTTgctatctcttcttccttctccgcTGTCAAGAATGATGGCGGTCTTGGACGCCAAGCCAACTGTTTAACCAtacacaaacatttttttagacaTCGAAATGGATGATACTTGTTTGAGACCGAGTTTCTTTTTGTTACAGACCTGGAAGAAATGATCCTTCAGTGTTCGGTAAAGCAAATTCCCGTTGAAAGACCATATGGTGAACCCATTATCCATCTCGTGGACTGATGTCACTGCGGTTGCAACGTacctttggaaaaaaaaaaaagcgaaccACATCAGTCTGGAACAAAGAGAAACAACCAATGGACTGATTTAGTTTTAAGAGAGTAGTACCTTCCAGTTGGGTCCCATAAGATTTCCGTAGCCATGAAGTGTTCGGCTGTGGCCATTGTCTCGAGCTCATCCACGTTGAAGAATTCAAGCTGGCCATTGAATCCCTTTAACCCAGCAAGAATGATGTACTTGCCAGTGGGGGACCAGAAGAGGGCATTGGCTTGTTTGGCCTTCAAAGTTGCGAGCTTTGAAACCCTTCCAGTGTTCTGTGCAGTCTTCATTGTGTAGAAACTGACATCTGGTCTTGGTTGGTCACCATGAATCACAGCAAACCTGTGACCCTTGGGCTCCCACGCGAAAGCAATGATCTTGTCATTCTTGTTGTCCAGCTCAAGAACCTCGATGGGaatatctctctctttgataCGGAAAAGCTCAAATCCAGAGTATGTGCTCTTCTTAGTTTTTGTGTATCGATCAACCTTGACAGCAAGATACTCTCCACTACTCTGCCAGTACATCTTGCAGTCGCTCACACTGAAGAGATTCTTCTGCCTCAACTCCACCTTGCTCGGGATTTGGATTAGAGCAGCCTGAAGAAAGACATGTAAATACAGAACAACTGGCAGAAAACTGAAGCAAATTGAGGATTCAgggaaataataaaaacataccttGGCAGGTTGGTTTCCACCACCTTGTTCAGGAACAAACAATGAAAGGATAGAATCAGTAGGAGACCAGCAGATATCCACAACATTATCGACCTTAATGGATTTCTTGTCTATTAAGCTGAAAGTCTCAGTCTCATAGACAGAGATAGTGTTTTTGCTAAGCTTGGCAAAGTATTTATCATCATTTCCACCAGCCCATCTGCAGAAAAAGTTTACGAGATATCAACAAATGTGGACAATAGTTGAATAGAGAATAGATTTTGACTTTTTATATTCAGGACATTGATATGCAGTTGAAGATATTACCTGAAAACAGGCCAAGAGGCACCAGCAACACCACCAGGTCCTCCAATTGAAAACTCATCAGCACTACCCTTGAAATCTCTCATCATCCTACCGGTCCTCACATCAAAGACCTTAATCTCTACTTTCTGAGAGTTTGACAGAAATCAGAATCCTTTGTATAGAAATGATAtacaaataaaagttggaaagaACAGAAAGCAAAGATGCACTCACACTTGCATCTCGTGGGTTGCTTGGTTCTTGGCTATGGTAAGTTACCAGATATTTCTCACCTGGCGAGAAGTCAACTAGTTTTACCTAAAACGgaatcaacaaattaaaacatgtcAATTTTCAGGCcaacagaagaaaaacaaagctactACGTAGCGATTAAAAGGAAAGTCAAACCATAGAATGCTGATAACGCATGAGACGCGTGAATGTATCAGCACCACCCCAAACAGCTGCTCCTTGCTTGTGAAGTGTCACAAGGTATGTACCTAGAGGAGACCACTGCACATAACTCTCTGTCCAATACTGCATAGGAGGAGAACATCATTAATTCAAATAATGGATATATACAGGAAAATGTAACATTGCTCTAAACAGTCAATTAACAAATAATGGATATACACAGGAAAATGTAAGTAACTTACAGGACGCTTATGAACAGGTACAGGCATCTTCTGCCTAGGATCATTCCAGTAAACTTCAGTATCAGCGCCATGACGAATGACTAGCTGGTCCCGGGCTTTCTCATCAGTAAGccatttttgataattttcctgaaaaaaaaaacacctcaataaagaaacaaacatgcAACAAGATTTACGCAACTTTTAACTATATTGGTTAGTATACATACAATGCGTAAACAAATCCTAACTCTAATGCAGCTAGCAAACACATGAAATTCACTGAATCAAACCAGCAAATAACCAGCACAGACGCAGAGGAAGTTATTCAAAGACAATGATTCAAGGTAGCAAGGAGTAGAGTATATGATGAAAACGACACATACCGCAGGGACATAAGGCCTGGCCTGAGGAGGCTCCCACTCCTCCTTCACATTCATCAACCTGTCGAAATCATCAAACTTGTTTACATCAAAGATATGAGACTTGTCCAGCTTGTAGCCATGAGTCTTTTCCTTAGCATTTTGCGCTTCCTGCAAGATTGAGAAACAAACTCTTATAAGTAGAAGACCCCATTGAAACATACGAGGCCTACACAGAGATAGAGACACCTAAGCTAAATTAACTAAGCTGCTCGTAGTTAGTTAAATAACCTGAGCGGTATTGAACTCAATCAAACAGTAGCCCAAAGTCTTTTTNCCCGGGCTTTCTCATCAGTAAGccatttttgataattttcctgaaaaaaaaaacacctcaataaagaaacaaacatgcAACAAGATTTACGCAACTTTTAACTATATTGGTTAGTATACATACAATGCGTAAACAAATCCTAACTCTAATGCAGCTAGCAAACACATGAAATTCACTGAATCAAACCAGCAAATAACCAGCACAGACGCAGAGGAAGTTATTCAAAGACAATGATTCAAGGTAGCAAGGAGTAGAGTATATGATGAAAACGACACATACCGCAGGGACATAAGGCCTGGCCTGAGGAGGCTCCCACTCCTCCTTCACATTCATCAACCTGTCGAAATCATCAAACTTGTTTACATCAAAGATATGAGACTTGTCCAGCTTGTAGCCATGAGTCTTTTCCTTAGCATTTTGCGCTTCCTGCAAGATTGAGAAACAAACTCTTATAAGTAGAAGACCCCATTGAAACATACGAGGCCTACACAGAGATAGAGACACCTAAGCTAAATTAACTAAGCTGCTCGTAGTTAGTTAAATAACCTGAGCGGTATTGAACTCAATCAAACAGTAGCCCAAAGTCTTTTTGGTATCGGGATCAACGGGCATCCACAGTCCATTCTCCCTGATCACACCTAACTGGTTGTAAATTTTCTTGACAACACCTTCAAGTTTCTCATACTTTTCCCTGGTAACAACAGGGAGGTGATCTACTACGATTATGTTACCGAATCCAGTATCGAATTCTGACTGATCCTCGTGGTATACTGCTTCATCATCACTACCAATCCACCaaagattccaaaaaaaaaactcagttcCGTTGTTCGTACATTCTATAAAAACCAAGACGCAGCTATCTATTGAGAAAAAAATCTCACCTCGCGATCCCAAAATCGTCTCCAGGAGGAAGTTGGATGGAATCGAGATTAATCTCAGACCAATTAATCCCTAACTGAGCCGCTCGGCCATCTATATCAACGGCCGCAACCATGATTTCAAGAACTTATATCCAAGATTCTGTGCgctttgaggaagaagaagaagaagaagaagggaagaaaGTGAGAGCCTAGGGTTTTATTATAGTTTTGGCAGTGTTAAGCCGATGACGAGGACGGAGGAAGACTGAATATTTTCCCCGGACGGGTCGGGTCATGTAATTGGTTTGGACCTATATTATTCTAAAGCCCATTAACAATAATACAGCGACGAAAAGCCCATTATGCTCAGTTAATTCCTTTGAcgatacatgttttttttttactcgcaACTTGCACAAGCTAGATGACAGTTTATTTTTTACTCAACAACTTCATAccatttttaaattatgaattaaaaaaaaaaatgagttagaTCTTAAAGTTTTTGTCAGAAATTTCCCCCTAAGCATTATTATTACccccaaaaacaaatttaagtcTAGATAGCTTTGCTCTTCATCATCTAATTCCTTTCAACTTGGATTTGTGTCGGCTTTGGTATTTTTTCCTGCATAAAACAAATCTCTTAAATTAGCACATCATCTACGAGACTACAAGACAAGGATACGATCTTAAGTTATAAAAGCAAAGCTTACCATTTAAGCTCCCACGGTTTGAGAGCTGAATGAGATAGTCCctgaagcttgacaagatctgTCGTTCTTGTTCTAAGTAAACCTCCGAGCTTGTGTCTGTGTCTTCTTTCTCTTGGCTTGTTTTCACTCTGGCAAACGTATCTTTCTCTGACCCGATCTCATGTTCTTCGTCACACATCAAGGCACGTGTTGCTGGAGATAAAGGCTTCTCTTCTATTCTATTAGTATCAAGGACACAATCTGGAGAGTCGTTGATCACATTAGCACCTCTTTGGGTTGTATCACGTGAAGGATCTTTCCTTTTGTCTGTTTCACATTTGGCACCTGAAACACCATATCAGACATGAGGAACATATCCTCCTTACATATAACTGCATGATATATGTACCTGATAATTTATTTGCCACATCCACTGATTTTGAGACCAAAAGCGAACATAGCTCTCTGACATGATGTGGTTGGATAATATTTGACAGAGAAGACCTATAGAAAGCAAAACAGTCAGGTCTCACGGTAGTTTCCAATAGGCAATATCATAGAAAGGAAGGGCTTTGATATTTCCAACCTGTAAGCACAAGTGGTAAATCCAGATACCGCCTTGTCGTTAGGGAGTGAAAAAAGAGAAGTGTCACCATTTCTTACAACGTGGTTTGCCTAGTtggaacaagaaaaacacacacacagaaaaGTATGCTTTCAATGCAAGAAGTGAAGCTAAACACCACCAGATcgacacataaaaaaaaaaaaaaaacaggattgTATTATTCGGCAAGATAAATAGAAGTGTACCCTCTGATTCTGGACAACGTGTGAATGTAAAGCGTCCttgctctttctctttcttgattCAGGAGGGTTTAGATAACCAGACATGTCGATGGCGCGGTTAACAGCAGCATTGGTTGTCTGTTGTATGTAGGTTTCTGAGAGCTGAGGTCCATGAAGAAGAGCATGTCTTTCTTCACTTCCTTCGAAATTCTTGCAATCCTGACATTTACAATTCTCTGAACACAGGACATTCGCCTGGTAACACTCACAGTACTTCTTGAGGCATCCTGATTTCTTGCAGTGGCATCCTTTACTGTGCTTTCCAAGCAGCATTTCCCGCGCATTCTCCTACAAAGTCCATTTTAAGAACATTCAACACGCCGAGGATAAGttatataatactatatcaTCTAGCCAAATCATTACTCAAAAGCCTTTTAACCTATAATGGACACCTTCCAAATGCATAAAGCTACATCTTTTTTTGAGATGCAAGATTTACATTTACAAACCTGCAAATCTTTAATTCCATGAGGACTACCAGCAATCTTGGGCTTAAACGCATCCGGATTACGGTCCAAGATCGTCGTGACAGCTTCTTGTCTTGAACCCTCTTTCTCCAAATTGTTGTGACAATTCAAACAGTTGCAACTACCGTTACAATAAGATCCAGACGCAAAACATTCGCAATaccttttacaaaaaaaaaatccacaagaCTGTTAAAGGAAAAGGATCTAaccaacatgttttttttttataactctctttttttaaaaaaaaacataacaaaacagatTACTTACAGCTTCAAGCACTTTGAGTTTTTACAATTGCAACGTTTCTGTTGTTTATTTGGAGTATTATCTATCGATTCAAGTTCAGTCTGTCCTCGTGAGGTCGTCAATGGATCTTGgttactaacatatatataaatcaaaatcaaaccccAAAAATTTGATGATATGAGAAATTAAATTGTTTGTAAAACCATATTTACCTCACTCGACAGTTTCCTCCTGATTGATTCATATGAACTTGGTTGTGAACAAATCGGGGAAGCGGTAGTTTCTGCGGCGGAGTGACTTCCGTCGCTGATTCTTGAGAAGATTTCACCGGAGAAgtcggcggcggtggtggttc is drawn from Camelina sativa cultivar DH55 chromosome 8, Cs, whole genome shotgun sequence and contains these coding sequences:
- the LOC104706896 gene encoding eukaryotic translation initiation factor 3 subunit B-like isoform X1; protein product: MVAAVDIDGRAAQLGINWSEINLDSIQLPPGDDFGIASDDEAVYHEDQSEFDTGFGNIIVVDHLPVVTREKYEKLEGVVKKIYNQLGVIRENGLWMPVDPDTKKTLGYCLIEFNTAQEAQNAKEKTHGYKLDKSHIFDVNKFDDFDRLMNVKEEWEPPQARPYVPAENYQKWLTDEKARDQLVIRHGADTEVYWNDPRQKMPVPVHKRPYWTESYVQWSPLGTYLVTLHKQGAAVWGGADTFTRLMRYQHSMVKLVDFSPGEKYLVTYHSQEPSNPRDASKVEIKVFDVRTGRMMRDFKGSADEFSIGGPGGVAGASWPVFRWAGGNDDKYFAKLSKNTISVYETETFSLIDKKSIKVDNVVDICWSPTDSILSLFVPEQGGGNQPAKAALIQIPSKVELRQKNLFSVSDCKMYWQSSGEYLAVKVDRYTKTKKSTYSGFELFRIKERDIPIEVLELDNKNDKIIAFAWEPKGHRFAVIHGDQPRPDVSFYTMKTAQNTGRVSKLATLKAKQANALFWSPTGKYIILAGLKGFNGQLEFFNVDELETMATAEHFMATEILWDPTGRYVATAVTSVHEMDNGFTIWSFNGNLLYRTLKDHFFQLAWRPRPPSFLTAEKEEEIAKNLKKYSKKYEAEDQDVSLLLSEQDREKRKALKEEWEKWVMQWKSLHEEEKLARQNLRDGEVSDVEEDEYEAKEVEFEDVIDVTEEIVQESM
- the LOC109124791 gene encoding protein PEROXIN-4-like isoform X2, giving the protein MQASSRARLFKEYKEVQREKVADPDIQLVCDDTNIFKWTALIKGPSETPYEGGVFQLAFAVPEPYPLQPPQVRFLTKIFHPNVHFKTGEICLDILKNAWSPAWTLQSVCRAIIALMAHPEPDSPLNCDSGNLLRSGDVRGFNSMASMYTRLAAMPKKG
- the LOC104706896 gene encoding eukaryotic translation initiation factor 3 subunit B-like isoform X2; translated protein: MNVKEEWEPPQARPYVPAENYQKWLTDEKARDQLVIRHGADTEVYWNDPRQKMPVPVHKRPYWTESYVQWSPLGTYLVTLHKQGAAVWGGADTFTRLMRYQHSMVKLVDFSPGEKYLVTYHSQEPSNPRDASKVEIKVFDVRTGRMMRDFKGSADEFSIGGPGGVAGASWPVFRWAGGNDDKYFAKLSKNTISVYETETFSLIDKKSIKVDNVVDICWSPTDSILSLFVPEQGGGNQPAKAALIQIPSKVELRQKNLFSVSDCKMYWQSSGEYLAVKVDRYTKTKKSTYSGFELFRIKERDIPIEVLELDNKNDKIIAFAWEPKGHRFAVIHGDQPRPDVSFYTMKTAQNTGRVSKLATLKAKQANALFWSPTGKYIILAGLKGFNGQLEFFNVDELETMATAEHFMATEILWDPTGRYVATAVTSVHEMDNGFTIWSFNGNLLYRTLKDHFFQLAWRPRPPSFLTAEKEEEIAKNLKKYSKKYEAEDQDVSLLLSEQDREKRKALKEEWEKWVMQWKSLHEEEKLARQNLRDGEVSDVEEDEYEAKEVEFEDVIDVTEEIVQESM
- the LOC104706897 gene encoding protein tesmin/TSO1-like CXC 7 encodes the protein MEEDSSSNENPPQSDFSISAKIDSFQKSLEPPPPPTSPVKSSQESATEVTPPQKLPLPRFVHNQVHMNQSGGNCRVSNQDPLTTSRGQTELESIDNTPNKQQKRCNCKNSKCLKLYCECFASGSYCNGSCNCLNCHNNLEKEGSRQEAVTTILDRNPDAFKPKIAGSPHGIKDLQENAREMLLGKHSKGCHCKKSGCLKKYCECYQANVLCSENCKCQDCKNFEGSEERHALLHGPQLSETYIQQTTNAAVNRAIDMSGYLNPPESRKRKSKDALHSHVVQNQRANHVVRNGDTSLFSLPNDKAVSGFTTCAYRSSLSNIIQPHHVRELCSLLVSKSVDVANKLSGAKCETDKRKDPSRDTTQRGANVINDSPDCVLDTNRIEEKPLSPATRALMCDEEHEIGSEKDTFARVKTSQEKEDTDTSSEVYLEQERQILSSFRDYLIQLSNRGSLNGKNTKADTNPS
- the LOC109124791 gene encoding protein PEROXIN-4-like isoform X1, which codes for MEPLFSWYLPSIESICFLPLLILYLSLSSCHSSAVEDDDSIFASLGKLEMQASSRARLFKEYKEVQREKVADPDIQLVCDDTNIFKWTALIKGPSETPYEGGVFQLAFAVPEPYPLQPPQVRFLTKIFHPNVHFKTGEICLDILKNAWSPAWTLQSVCRAIIALMAHPEPDSPLNCDSGNLLRSGDVRGFNSMASMYTRLAAMPKKG
- the LOC104706896 gene encoding eukaryotic translation initiation factor 3 subunit B-like isoform X3, whose product is MVAAVDIDGRAAQLGINWSEINLDSIQLPPGDDFGIASDDEAVYHEDQSEFDTGFGNIIVVDHLPVVTREKYEKLEGVVKKIYNQLGVIRENGLWMPVDPDTKKTLGYCLIEFNTAQEAQNAKEKTHGYKLDKSHIFDVNKFDDFDRLMNVKEEWEPPQARPYVPAVCLRKSCCMFVSLLRCFFFQENYQKWLTDEKARDQLVIRHGADTEVYWNDPRQKMPVPVHKRPYWTESYVQWSPLGTYLVTLHKQGAAVWGGADTFTRLMRYQHSMVKLVDFSPGEKYLVTYHSQEPSNPRDASKVEIKVFDVRTGRMMRDFKGSADEFSIGGPGGVAGASWPVFRWAGGNDDKYFAKLSKNTISVYETETFSLIDKKSIKVDNVVDICWSPTDSILSLFVPEQGGGNQPAKAALIQIPSKVELRQKNLFSVSDCKMYWQSSGEYLAVKVDRYTKTKKSTYSGFELFRIKERDIPIEVLELDNKNDKIIAFAWEPKGHRFAVIHGDQPRPDVSFYTMKTAQNTGRVSKLATLKAKQANALFWSPTGKYIILAGLKGFNGQLEFFNVDELETMATAEHFMATEILWDPTGRYVATAVTSVHEMDNGFTIWSFNGNLLYRTLKDHFFQLAWRPRPPSFLTAEKEEEIAKNLKKYSKKYEAEDQDVSLLLSEQDREKRKALKEEWEKWVMQWKSLHEEEKLARQNLRDGEVSDVEEDEYEAKEVEFEDVIDVTEEIVQESM